One region of Streptomyces davaonensis JCM 4913 genomic DNA includes:
- a CDS encoding VWA domain-containing protein: MRVICALLLALLPSVIPVPAHAEDHQGALRPGPVDFVVLVDESGSLSKADVAAERAAAAVLALGEVSEQSRVAVVGFGSVTRSGQAPVDTVCPLTRVDAAGRERLSSCVSGLHRRTDAEGNGTDFPAALAQALSLLSSSEDSTPKIVFLLTDGRLDVSESPAYGDDPDSRNANAQKALKKKIEQARADEVQIWPLGFGSAIDKRQLDALAAGGYQSRCADLPSARPTARVTAGSADVAEVLLTAFAGARCARTTPGDTASVSSSADLEVTIPPVATDGTIDVIKENPDGVAVTYYDPRGRKVPLNGRAHGSEFELVGQSGPVEALRIRNPYPGTWRVHVQVLDGASAQRITATAIWQGVLRSYILVSPPVPTAGQQVTAHVTLQTRQGVVLTERAQLDGIRVSVKLTGTGFSARTVRLADDGEGPDPQAHDGEFSARITVPRTATGAVSFTGLMLGEGIAGDRSPYSTRLATSAPLVTGAIVLEDREVHPGDTAHGSVELRNDDDSEHRLSLTLGDGSSDSAPTVGPQQMTVAAGKTVRLPLRLDFGQDAALGAVSGRLTVRDETSDQVVTQTFVTVRVVPVPGFLDRYDREVGAAAALLLALAVLLGLRWQDRRRARETSDIQLILYRGDMELSRLRAPAHAGPEFGFSLRAATGGNQRLLLDDSPGRHRVRRTADGGLSVRLPGGERLVVPRNQRSALTDGLSLGFADHRPAARSTRSSRTGRGARGTERTAPKERSEGQTRQARGKRESAAQNTTLKTRRPYDDDF; encoded by the coding sequence GTGCGAGTGATTTGCGCGTTATTACTCGCGCTGCTGCCGTCGGTCATTCCCGTACCGGCCCACGCCGAGGATCATCAGGGGGCTCTGCGGCCCGGACCCGTCGACTTCGTCGTCCTGGTCGACGAGTCCGGAAGCCTGTCGAAGGCGGACGTAGCCGCGGAGCGTGCGGCCGCCGCGGTGCTGGCGCTCGGGGAGGTCTCTGAGCAGTCCCGCGTGGCCGTGGTCGGCTTCGGCAGCGTGACCCGGTCCGGACAGGCCCCCGTGGACACCGTGTGCCCGCTGACCCGGGTGGACGCGGCCGGCCGGGAGCGGCTGAGTTCCTGCGTCTCGGGCCTGCACCGGCGCACCGACGCCGAGGGCAACGGCACCGACTTCCCCGCGGCCCTGGCGCAGGCGCTGTCACTCCTCTCCAGCAGCGAGGACAGCACCCCGAAGATCGTCTTTCTGCTGACCGACGGTCGACTCGACGTCAGCGAGAGCCCCGCCTACGGCGACGACCCCGACTCGCGCAATGCCAACGCTCAGAAGGCGCTGAAGAAGAAGATCGAACAGGCCCGCGCGGACGAGGTGCAGATCTGGCCCCTCGGCTTCGGCTCGGCCATCGACAAACGGCAGTTGGACGCGCTGGCGGCGGGCGGCTACCAGAGCCGCTGCGCCGATCTGCCCTCCGCCCGCCCCACCGCGCGTGTCACGGCAGGTTCCGCCGACGTGGCCGAGGTCCTGCTCACCGCCTTCGCGGGCGCACGCTGCGCGCGCACGACCCCCGGTGACACGGCGTCGGTGTCGTCCAGCGCCGATCTGGAGGTGACGATCCCGCCGGTCGCGACGGACGGGACCATCGACGTCATCAAGGAGAACCCGGACGGCGTCGCGGTGACGTACTACGACCCGCGCGGCCGAAAGGTGCCGCTGAACGGCAGAGCCCACGGTTCGGAGTTCGAACTGGTCGGCCAGTCCGGGCCGGTGGAGGCGCTGCGCATCCGCAATCCCTACCCCGGAACCTGGCGCGTCCATGTGCAGGTGCTCGACGGGGCCTCGGCACAACGGATCACGGCCACCGCGATCTGGCAGGGCGTCCTGCGCTCCTACATCCTGGTCTCCCCGCCGGTCCCGACCGCCGGACAGCAGGTCACAGCCCACGTCACGCTCCAGACCCGGCAGGGCGTCGTCCTCACCGAGCGCGCGCAACTGGACGGCATCAGAGTGTCGGTGAAACTGACCGGCACCGGCTTCTCGGCCCGCACCGTGCGCCTGGCGGACGACGGCGAAGGACCTGATCCCCAGGCGCACGACGGTGAGTTCTCGGCGCGCATCACCGTGCCGCGCACCGCCACCGGGGCGGTGTCCTTCACCGGGCTGATGCTCGGCGAGGGCATCGCGGGCGACCGGAGCCCGTACTCCACCCGACTGGCCACCTCCGCACCGCTGGTGACCGGTGCGATCGTCCTTGAGGACCGCGAGGTGCACCCGGGTGACACCGCGCACGGCAGCGTCGAACTGCGCAACGACGACGACTCCGAGCACCGTCTCAGTCTGACGCTGGGCGACGGCTCTTCGGACAGCGCGCCCACCGTCGGCCCGCAGCAGATGACGGTCGCCGCGGGCAAGACCGTACGCCTGCCCCTGCGGCTCGACTTCGGACAGGACGCGGCGCTCGGCGCGGTGTCCGGGCGGCTGACGGTGCGGGACGAGACATCGGACCAGGTCGTGACGCAGACCTTCGTCACGGTCCGGGTCGTGCCGGTGCCCGGCTTCCTCGACCGGTACGACAGGGAAGTGGGCGCCGCGGCCGCCCTGCTCCTCGCCCTGGCGGTGCTGCTGGGATTGCGCTGGCAGGATCGGCGCCGGGCCCGCGAAACCTCGGACATCCAACTGATCCTGTACCGCGGCGACATGGAGCTCAGCCGACTGCGGGCACCCGCTCACGCAGGCCCCGAGTTCGGCTTCTCGCTCCGTGCGGCCACGGGCGGCAACCAGCGGCTCCTGCTGGACGACTCCCCGGGCCGCCATCGGGTACGCCGAACCGCCGACGGCGGACTCTCCGTCCGGCTGCCGGGCGGAGAGCGACTCGTCGTCCCCCGCAACCAGCGCTCCGCACTTACCGACGGTCTTTCCCTCGGTTTCGCCGACCACCGTCCCGCCGCCCGCTCGACGCGATCGTCTCGCACCGGACGTGGCGCGCGCGGCACGGAGAGGACCGCGCCGAAGGAGCGGTCCGAGGGACAGACGCGACAGGCCCGAGGCAAGCGCGAGTCAGCCGCCCAGAACACCACGCTGAAGACACGGCGGCCCTATGACGACGACTTCTGA
- a CDS encoding tubulin-like doman-containing protein: MKIYQPMLFVGLGGTGCLIGAELENRLREALCGPDGTALFPVLRGRQLLPYQLPDCLQFVYADLNEAELNRLPHMRADGPLKAAYSRTSHATFGLLPRFDSYPEVARSLRTNLPGPLCTWLPPRAGEPRIAPLIRGAGQLPTVGRGALFETFRSGLGAAMGPLREAISMISKSGGDLTSLGGTLADSCDVFVAFSVAGGTGSGIFYDYLHLIGQAFDEAHYRVKIYPLVLMPSAFDDGRGGGRAARLNAGRALVDLFRLVDDQNAPDAEDNLDDVGTQGQLRLEYPGGLAVRLRPSTAQTAFLFSRTSGIEREDLHRSVVSLVMSLLGTELGDDDGRTHDSDHLYQSFADSFINTNVERAAIAPTGIGHRGVSTSLVASMTVPVDELAELLASRLQATALRRQEAAPRPPDGSRRELVREFFTASNIDPLWSRTSLPINEPRPATGARAILDALATRQVAMEDALGDLDRQLRQLVAELAAGFDPVRGVRQLLGRCDVMELHHVVLGDPGAKDRLERVGFAGLLENRRREPERPPGLTAGPPQPQGIRDRMGGLVKAKWTDPEVSAVLQQQDTWYQWESRRTWHRHWADHATRWDRTLAGVKSELNALVAAFREQADEEHASFSQRTRHLYRPRTGVSYLLPAQADLTSFYEAVVRRLLLAEGLRETEDEQALLGRLVSAEQWRAAFGEARAEPRRAVHVIKDQLQHRIKRLFVEPGNREERPLLPRLGTLLAEAATGGGGQVGDDALEQCRHKLASLLPVGFSPEGSGRLKVLIVYPATSSDATVRRFLEREMRLPRDSEREIEFRPVSTESITVVLFRSSMSLTEVPEVRETLTLWAEALAAEQPGDHLRWRQRLGYGYDFLMGTVADRRHILHRLLCAMWNNQFQVFGDITSPRRIRIGLQDRDSAAMVCPLDAPGGGLSSWGNLLRAYEAWTLAEDSGGIRNAFCEQLMTTTPLGLEVSPIPPHGLFHTLIHEVAPQQSRLLEVLAQQEDGQRPAGFTDLTAFWNETLPGALDLPFPRTHRMSGWTLRKLHQSFQPASGHYQPPVHDRRFGAGADQTKDPRGE; the protein is encoded by the coding sequence GTGAAGATCTATCAGCCGATGCTCTTCGTCGGCCTCGGGGGCACTGGTTGCCTCATCGGCGCGGAACTGGAGAACCGGCTGCGCGAGGCGCTCTGCGGGCCGGACGGTACCGCCCTGTTCCCCGTGCTCCGGGGCCGACAGCTGCTGCCGTACCAACTGCCGGACTGTCTTCAGTTCGTGTACGCCGACCTCAACGAGGCCGAGCTGAACCGCTTGCCGCACATGCGCGCCGACGGGCCGCTCAAGGCCGCGTACAGCCGGACCTCGCACGCCACCTTCGGGTTGCTGCCGCGCTTCGACTCCTATCCCGAGGTGGCCCGCAGCCTACGGACCAATCTGCCCGGGCCACTGTGCACATGGCTGCCGCCGCGGGCCGGCGAGCCACGCATCGCACCGCTGATCCGGGGCGCGGGACAATTGCCCACGGTGGGGCGGGGCGCGCTGTTCGAGACGTTTCGCAGTGGCCTCGGTGCAGCCATGGGACCGCTGCGCGAGGCGATCTCGATGATCAGCAAGTCAGGCGGTGATCTGACGTCGCTGGGAGGCACACTGGCCGACAGCTGCGACGTGTTCGTGGCCTTCTCGGTGGCCGGCGGCACGGGTTCGGGCATCTTCTACGACTATCTGCACCTGATCGGGCAGGCCTTCGACGAGGCCCACTACCGGGTGAAGATCTACCCGCTGGTGCTGATGCCGTCCGCCTTCGACGACGGGCGCGGCGGCGGCAGGGCCGCACGGCTCAACGCCGGCCGCGCCCTGGTGGACCTGTTCCGCCTGGTCGACGACCAGAACGCACCCGACGCCGAGGACAACCTGGACGACGTCGGCACCCAGGGCCAGCTCCGCCTGGAGTACCCGGGCGGTCTGGCAGTGCGGCTGCGCCCCTCCACCGCGCAGACGGCGTTCCTGTTCAGCCGTACCTCCGGCATCGAGCGCGAGGACCTGCACCGCAGTGTCGTCTCGCTCGTGATGTCGCTGCTCGGCACCGAACTCGGCGACGACGACGGCCGCACGCACGACAGTGACCACCTGTACCAGTCCTTCGCCGACTCCTTCATCAACACGAACGTGGAGCGCGCGGCCATCGCGCCGACCGGGATCGGCCACCGGGGGGTGTCCACGAGCCTGGTCGCCTCCATGACCGTGCCGGTCGACGAGTTGGCGGAGCTGCTCGCCTCGCGACTTCAGGCCACCGCACTGCGTCGGCAGGAGGCGGCGCCCCGCCCTCCTGACGGCTCCAGACGGGAACTCGTCCGCGAGTTCTTCACCGCCTCGAACATCGACCCTCTGTGGAGCCGGACCAGTCTGCCCATCAACGAGCCCCGCCCCGCCACCGGAGCCCGCGCGATCCTCGACGCGCTCGCCACCCGGCAAGTCGCGATGGAGGACGCTCTGGGTGACCTGGATCGCCAACTGCGGCAACTTGTCGCCGAGTTGGCGGCGGGATTCGACCCGGTACGCGGGGTGCGGCAACTGCTGGGCCGGTGCGACGTCATGGAACTCCACCACGTCGTCCTCGGCGACCCGGGAGCCAAGGACCGCCTGGAGCGGGTCGGCTTCGCCGGTCTGCTGGAGAACCGGCGCCGTGAGCCCGAGCGCCCACCCGGACTGACCGCCGGCCCCCCGCAACCACAGGGAATCCGGGACCGCATGGGCGGGCTGGTCAAGGCCAAGTGGACCGACCCCGAGGTGTCCGCCGTTCTGCAACAACAGGACACGTGGTACCAGTGGGAGTCCCGGCGTACCTGGCACCGCCACTGGGCCGACCACGCGACGCGCTGGGACCGCACCCTGGCCGGGGTCAAGTCAGAGCTCAACGCCCTCGTCGCCGCGTTCCGTGAACAGGCCGACGAGGAGCACGCCTCCTTCAGTCAGCGCACCCGCCACCTCTACCGGCCCCGCACGGGCGTGTCGTATCTCCTGCCCGCACAGGCGGACCTGACGTCCTTCTACGAGGCGGTGGTACGGCGGCTGCTGCTGGCCGAGGGGTTGCGCGAGACCGAGGACGAACAGGCCCTGCTGGGACGCCTGGTGAGCGCCGAGCAGTGGCGGGCCGCGTTCGGGGAGGCGCGAGCCGAACCCCGTCGCGCGGTCCATGTGATCAAAGATCAACTCCAGCACCGGATCAAGCGGCTGTTCGTGGAACCCGGCAACCGGGAGGAGCGCCCCCTGCTGCCGCGGCTGGGCACTCTGCTGGCCGAGGCGGCCACGGGCGGCGGCGGACAGGTCGGCGACGACGCACTGGAGCAGTGCCGGCACAAACTGGCCTCACTGCTACCGGTCGGATTCTCGCCGGAGGGAAGCGGTCGGCTGAAAGTGCTCATCGTGTATCCGGCTACGTCCTCCGACGCGACCGTACGCAGGTTCCTGGAACGCGAGATGCGGCTGCCGCGTGACAGCGAACGCGAGATCGAGTTCCGGCCGGTGTCCACGGAGTCCATCACCGTGGTGCTCTTCCGCAGCTCGATGAGTCTCACCGAGGTGCCGGAGGTGCGCGAGACCCTGACCCTGTGGGCCGAGGCGCTCGCCGCGGAACAGCCCGGCGACCACCTGAGATGGCGTCAGCGGCTCGGTTACGGCTACGACTTCCTGATGGGCACGGTGGCGGACCGGAGGCACATCCTGCACCGGCTGTTGTGCGCCATGTGGAACAACCAGTTCCAGGTCTTCGGAGACATCACCAGTCCGCGCCGGATCCGAATCGGTCTCCAGGACCGGGACTCCGCCGCCATGGTCTGCCCGCTCGACGCCCCCGGCGGTGGGCTGTCCAGCTGGGGCAACCTGCTGCGCGCGTACGAGGCATGGACGCTGGCCGAGGACAGCGGCGGAATCCGCAATGCGTTCTGCGAGCAGCTGATGACCACCACCCCCTTGGGCCTTGAGGTATCGCCGATCCCACCGCACGGACTGTTCCACACACTGATCCATGAGGTGGCGCCTCAGCAGAGCAGGCTGCTGGAAGTGCTGGCCCAGCAGGAGGACGGACAACGGCCCGCCGGCTTCACCGACCTCACGGCCTTCTGGAACGAGACCCTGCCGGGCGCCCTCGACCTGCCCTTCCCACGGACGCACCGGATGTCGGGCTGGACCCTTCGCAAACTCCACCAGTCCTTCCAGCCCGCGTCCGGCCATTACCAGCCCCCGGTGCACGACCGGCGCTTCGGTGCCGGCGCCGACCAGACCAAGGACCCCCGGGGAGAGTGA
- a CDS encoding serine/threonine-protein kinase, translating to MNESLSFVDSSGLPERVRVLEYGVDEQPMSAAGFRTRTIRLEDGRLYLQRRLLPAYTTRAESVDALEAEIRAGLTLVRMFLEVSYPAEFTRLAGYAIEVEQPFLLLDPPRDGRTLAERAGGLMLSAEQKKFESSLFRALRLLEWAGLVHRSISPATVRWDGARVQLTNFGSADRVGRPRQRMGSFPWAPLEQREGVGFNDHRDDIWSAGQLVYFVAHAGETSGNRMPPVAGPVRDDLLKDVFAEHAEQRPEARTMLRRIAAPDPWDDLGRPSDPLLEGRHRFTELLADKGPSAWPVAPRAADPHPPQVEPDAGPGERSGSYEQFGGGWGRRRGRPGPGRWGTGGRKAGEGG from the coding sequence ATGAACGAGAGCTTGTCCTTCGTCGACTCCTCCGGTCTGCCCGAACGGGTCCGGGTGCTCGAATACGGAGTCGACGAACAGCCCATGTCGGCCGCCGGATTCCGCACCCGCACCATACGGCTGGAGGACGGGCGGCTCTATCTGCAGCGGCGTCTGCTGCCGGCGTACACCACCCGCGCCGAGAGCGTCGACGCGCTGGAGGCGGAGATCCGCGCCGGACTCACCCTGGTCCGGATGTTCCTGGAGGTCAGCTATCCCGCCGAGTTCACCCGGCTGGCCGGGTACGCCATCGAGGTGGAACAGCCGTTCCTGCTGCTGGACCCGCCGCGCGACGGGCGGACCCTGGCCGAACGGGCCGGCGGACTGATGCTGTCCGCGGAACAGAAGAAGTTCGAGAGCAGCCTGTTCCGGGCCCTGCGTCTGCTGGAGTGGGCCGGACTGGTGCACCGGTCGATCAGCCCGGCGACGGTGCGCTGGGACGGCGCCCGGGTTCAGCTGACCAACTTCGGCAGTGCCGACCGGGTGGGCCGTCCCAGGCAACGGATGGGCTCCTTTCCCTGGGCCCCGCTCGAACAGCGGGAGGGCGTCGGCTTCAACGACCACCGCGATGACATCTGGAGCGCCGGCCAGCTCGTGTACTTCGTCGCCCACGCCGGGGAGACATCGGGTAACCGGATGCCACCGGTCGCCGGGCCAGTACGTGACGACCTGCTCAAGGACGTGTTCGCCGAGCACGCCGAGCAACGGCCGGAGGCGAGGACGATGCTGCGGCGGATCGCCGCGCCGGATCCATGGGACGACCTCGGCCGCCCATCGGATCCGCTGCTGGAGGGCCGTCACCGGTTCACCGAACTCCTCGCCGACAAGGGCCCGTCGGCGTGGCCGGTGGCGCCCCGGGCCGCAGATCCCCACCCTCCGCAGGTCGAACCGGATGCCGGACCGGGCGAACGGAGCGGATCGTACGAGCAGTTCGGCGGCGGCTGGGGACGGCGCCGCGGGCGTCCCGGACCAGGGCGCTGGGGAACGGGCGGCCGCAAGGCGGGAGAAGGCGGATAG
- a CDS encoding ATP-binding protein: MHCPSCLQELHLDEKQLFLSDPQTNNMVPWDPSSEPNRMRRQDQLNRAFLKCPNDKPDRHFLPVPYLMFGKPLTIAFVGQSGTGKTHLLAAIMAEIGRGGLDSLGIRCRSVNTSQHHAFLARAVNQLEAGRVLPATRPTDFVEFTDALLITVNGQTRPVAFFDIAGESLHLPGKATEFLLGVDALIFVVDALRALRLKQLTLAREVAGVPTQTAGLADPTFSAVLDRLPREGGLCDVPTAIVLNKCDVLRFEPPIDQWLREDGRPQSAPDPADVFRESQDVFAFLTRHQATPWLRPFMECRRCTLHFVSATGMSPAVLPMAGGSTVAGSPTAFAGGIRPRRVLGPLLSVFQMWGLLDTPVSVARLREV; encoded by the coding sequence GTGCACTGTCCCAGTTGCCTCCAGGAACTGCACCTGGACGAAAAGCAGTTGTTCCTCTCCGACCCGCAGACGAACAACATGGTCCCGTGGGACCCGAGTTCGGAGCCCAACCGGATGCGGCGCCAGGACCAGCTCAACCGCGCCTTCTTGAAATGCCCCAACGACAAACCGGACCGGCACTTCCTGCCTGTGCCATACCTCATGTTCGGCAAGCCGCTGACCATCGCCTTCGTCGGTCAGTCCGGCACTGGCAAGACGCATCTGCTGGCGGCGATCATGGCCGAGATCGGCCGGGGCGGCCTGGACTCCCTGGGTATCCGCTGCCGTTCGGTCAACACCTCACAGCACCACGCCTTCCTGGCCCGGGCGGTCAACCAGTTGGAGGCGGGCCGGGTACTGCCGGCCACGAGGCCCACCGACTTCGTCGAGTTCACCGACGCCCTGCTGATCACCGTCAACGGGCAGACCAGACCGGTGGCGTTCTTCGACATCGCCGGGGAGTCGCTGCATCTGCCCGGGAAGGCCACCGAGTTCCTGCTCGGCGTGGACGCGCTGATCTTCGTCGTCGACGCGCTCAGGGCCCTGCGGCTGAAGCAGCTGACGCTGGCCCGGGAGGTCGCCGGTGTGCCGACACAGACGGCGGGCCTGGCCGACCCCACCTTCTCGGCCGTACTGGACCGACTGCCGCGTGAGGGCGGGCTGTGCGACGTCCCGACGGCCATCGTGCTGAACAAGTGCGACGTGCTGCGCTTCGAACCTCCGATCGATCAATGGCTGCGCGAGGACGGCCGACCCCAGAGCGCCCCGGACCCGGCGGACGTCTTCCGGGAGAGCCAGGACGTCTTCGCTTTCCTGACCCGCCATCAAGCCACTCCGTGGCTGCGCCCGTTCATGGAGTGCCGTCGCTGCACCCTGCACTTTGTCTCGGCCACCGGCATGTCCCCGGCCGTGCTGCCCATGGCCGGCGGCTCCACGGTGGCCGGTTCGCCGACCGCCTTCGCCGGCGGCATCCGCCCCCGCCGGGTGCTGGGCCCCCTGCTGTCCGTGTTCCAGATGTGGGGTCTGCTCGACACGCCCGTGTCCGTAGCGCGGCTCAGAGAGGTGTGA